A DNA window from Rhipicephalus sanguineus isolate Rsan-2018 chromosome 8, BIME_Rsan_1.4, whole genome shotgun sequence contains the following coding sequences:
- the LOC119403568 gene encoding solute carrier family 22 member 7-like — MPALLLRGPAGVSLHRYPWDTNCVKRESGDENIPLGDGSFQKRVLIITVFTGAVYYAQILLFWMTWREMDHWCRRPSGFANMSVAAWKELAIPRFANGSYSHCTVRVPPHGGNWARVEPCVEWEFDMDEHGNTAVSQWSVVCERRRLADVAQGAHMAAMIVAFFVLGPIADHIGRKTVGVLALAASLITLAATSVATDLQTFIVVRSVAAAATAGLFVFKVLLYEITTMTRRLLYTAFGTTLSFVFPHLLLTIAITLKVSWTVCHSLLALFALVLLAAFHVLDESPSWLIAAHREDEAKRVALRVANINQAPISDCQEFFKKRMYRAQHLPDGTTGTIQASHVKRQDLRLTYALTVFIWTVLGFTHVHFSISSPTARNTYVRALIDAGIVPVLLAVWPRLENGRRVRNVAANSALVFSASSALFFSLYTANDTALSTVLLVVMRLAFLLVKFLEFYLTLAAFPTESRCTGSSVGLAFYVIGTATGLVTFLRVLKSREDSALAAETMLMAATAVAIVYVPSADVFLLTSIDSVTPVSLPSKQSPVDSAQPPCSSAVPVVAEAETKASPADVRLAARKKAKAKQMPEQYAVRASGLPMNW; from the exons atgcctGCTCTACTGCTCCGTGGTCCCGCGGGTGTTAGCCTGCACCGGTACCCGTGGGACACaaactgcgtgaagc GTGAATCCGGTGACGAGAACATTCCGCTCGGCGACGGATCCTTTCAAAAACGAGTTCTGATCATCACCGTCTTCACCGGTGCCGTCTACTACGCCCAGATCCTGCTCTTCTGGATGACGTGGCGCGAGATGGACCACTGGTGTCGTCGACCGAGCGGTTTTGCCAACATGAGCGTGGCCGCGTGGAAGGAGTTGGCTATCCCGCGTTTCGCCAACGGAAGTTACAGCCACTGCACGGTGCGCGTACCGCCGCACGGCGGCAACTGGGCCCGCGTCGAGCCTTGCGTCGAGTGGGAGTTCGACATGGACGAGCACGGCAACACCGCAGTCAGCCAGTGGAGCGTCGTCTGCGAGCGGCGACGTCTGGCCGACGTCGCCCAGGGTGCGCATATGGCCGCCATGATCGTCGCGTTCTTTGTACTTGGCCCCATAGCCGACCACATTGGCCGTAAAACGGTCGGAGTCCTGGCCCTCGCGGCTTCGCTGATCACGCTTGCGGCGACCAGCGTTGCCACCGACCTCCAGACGTTCATCGTTGTGCGTTCAGTCGCAGCAGCAGCGACGGCCGGCCTATTCGTTTTCAAAGTGCTGCTGTACGAAATCACCACCATGACCCGCCGACTACTCTACACCGCCTTCGGCACGACGCTTTCGTTTGTTTTTCCGCATTTACTTCTCACTATCGCAATTACATTGAAGGTGAGTTGGACTGTGTGCCACTCTCTGTTGGCACTATTTGCCTTGGTTCTGCTCGCCGCTTTCCACGTGCTCGACGAATCGCCATCTTGGCTCATAGCCGCGCACCGCGAAGACGAAGCCAAGCGCGTTGCACTGAGAGTAGCCAACATCAACCAGGCTCCCATAAGCGACTGCCAGGAGTTCTTCAAGAAACGCATGTACAGAGCACAGCACCTACCTGATGGAACCACAGGGACAATCCAAGCTAGCCACGTGAAGAGACAGGACCTCAGACTGACGTACGCTCTCACCGTCTTCATCTGGACTGTCCTCGGCTTCACGCACGTTCACTTCAGTATAAGCAGCCCTACCGCGCGTAACACCTACGTTCGCGCCCTCATCGACGCCGGCATCGTGCCCGTGCTCCTGGCTGTGTGGCCTCGTTTGGAAAATGGACGCCGTGTCAGAAACGTGGCGGCGAACTCAGCGCTTGTGTTCAGTGCTTCGTCGGCACTCTTTTTCTCCCTGTACACTGCTAATGACACAGCTTTGAGTACGGTGCTGTTGGTGGTGATGCGCCTTGCATTTCTACTTGTCAAATTTCTCGAATTTTACCTCACCCTTGCCGCTTTTCCGACAGAGTCACGGTGTACCGGTTCTTCCGTCGGCCTAGCTTTCTACGTGATAGGCACTGCGACCGGACTCGTGACGTTCCTTCGCGTTCTCAAGAGCCGCGAAGACAGTGCACTAGCCGCGGAAACGATGCTAATGGCGGCTACTGCTGTGGCCATAGTCTACGTGCCCTCGGCGGACGTCTTTCTATTAACAAGTATTGACTCTGTAACCCCAGTGTCACTGCCCTCCAAGCAGAGTCCTGTGGATAGCGCACAGCCTCCATGTTCGTCCGCAGTACCTGTGGTTGCCGAGGCTGAGACCAAAGCGTCGCCTGCTGATGTGCGCCTGGCCGCTAGGAAAAAGGCAAAAGCGAAGCAAATGCCTGAGCAGTACGCTGTTCGTGCCTCGGGGCTGCCGATGAACTGGTAA